A genome region from Cucumis sativus cultivar 9930 chromosome 4, Cucumber_9930_V3, whole genome shotgun sequence includes the following:
- the LOC101218136 gene encoding serine/threonine-protein kinase RIPK has protein sequence MGTKRKMTWKSMIIPSCYTAVHRRLSESEDDERRRLSKKGSSQRLSLSDASNPSSPLSIDDLSNSLVGPKLHIFSFAELRTITHNFASSNLLGEGGFGPVYKGFVDDNIKPGLEAQPVAVKLLDLDGSQGHKEWLAEIIILGQMRHQNLVKLIGYCWEKEYRLLVYEYMARGSLENQLFRKYSAALPWSTRMKIALEAAKGLQFLHEADPPVIFRDFKTSNILLDSDYTTKLSDLGLAKDGVDCEDQPDMSCIMGTQGYAAPEYVKYGHLTTMSDVYSYGVVLLELLTGKPSMDRKTGEFLVDWAKPLLKDSKRLCRIMDPRLESSYSVDGARKAAALAHKCLNRNPKRRPPVTEVVDGLKSLQDFNDVFTAPFVYVVEDCCGENEKKGKEERVIEGNGLGPGVLGLGLNWKNWRPVSV, from the exons ATGGGTACGAAGAGGAAGATGACGTGGAAATCGATGATCATTCCGAGTTGTTACACCGCCGTGCACCGCCGTTTATCGGAATCAGAGGACGACGAACGGCGGCGACTTTCAAAAAAAGGTTCATCGCAGCGGCTGTCGCTATCGGACGCCAGTAATCCGAGTTCGCCGTTGTCGATCGACGACTTGTCGAATTCCCTCGTGGGACCGaaacttcatattttttcatttgcGGAACTTCGCACCATCACTCACAATTTCGCTTCCTCCAATTTGCTCGGTGAAGGTGGGTTCGGTCCGGTTTATAAAGGGTTCGTCGACGATAATATCAAACCGGGTTTGGAAGCTCAGCCGGTCGCTGTTAAATTGCTCGACCTCGATGGATCTCAAGGCCATAAAGAATGGCTG GCAGAGATTATAATTTTGGGGCAAATGAGGCATCAAAATTTGGTGAAACTAATCGGTTATTGTTGGGAAAAAGAATATAGACTTTTGGTTTATGAATATATGGCCAGAGGCAGTCTAGAAAATCAGCTATTTAGAA AGTATTCAGCAGCTTTGCCTTGGTCAACGAGGATGAAGATTGCTTTAGAAGCAGCCAAAGGCCTTCAATTTCTTCACGAAGCTGACCCACCAGTTATATTTAGAGATTTCAAAACCTCTAATATTCTCTTGGATTCT GATTACACAACAAAACTCTCGGATCTTGGGTTGGCTAAAGACGGTGTTGATTGCGAAGATCAGCCAGACATGTCTTGTATTATGGGCACACAAGGGTATGCTGCTCCGGAGTACGTCAAATATG GCCATTTGACGACGATGAGTGACGTCTACAGCTACGGCGTCGTTTTACTAGAGCTGTTGACAGGAAAGCCATCAATGGACCGAAAGACCGGCGAGTTTCTAGTGGACTGGGCCAAGCCACTTTTAAAGGACTCAAAACGCCTCTGCCGGATCATGGACCCAAGGCTCGAGAGTTCATACTCGGTTGACGGCGCACGTAAGGCCGCTGCCTTGGCCCATAAATGCTTGAACCGTAACCCTAAGCGGCGGCCGCCGGTGACAGAAGTCGTTGACGGTTTGAAGTCTTTGCAAGACTTTAACGACGTGTTCACGGCGCCGTTTGTGTACGTGGTGGAGGACTGCTGTGGGGAAAATGAGAAGAAGGGGAAAGAGGAGAGAGTTATTGAAGGGAATGGGCTTGGGCCTGGTGTCTTGGGCCTGGGCTTGAATTGGAAAAATTGGAGGCCCGTCTCTGTATGA
- the LOC101216480 gene encoding G-protein coupled receptor 1 — protein sequence MAPAVRIAGTILGRDRLLTAVIAGASSLSFVGSGFIVLCYVLFKELRKFSYKLVFYLALSDMLCSFFTMIGDPATGFYCYTQGYSTHFFCVASFLWTTTIAFTLHRTVVRHKTDVEDLEAMFHLYVWGTSLVLTVIRSIGNNHGHLGTWCWAQSSRTGKAVHFITFYMPLWGAILYNGFTYFQVIRMLNNATRMAVGISDRAYQSDARADMKAINRWGYYPLILIGSWAFGTINRIHDFIEPGHKIFWLSVLDVGMASLMGLFNSIAYGLNSSVRRAISERIDLFWPEKLRRWLPSNSRSRNQQQEGEMVPLKSLDQA from the exons ATGGCACCCGCCGTGCGAATTGCCGGGACTATTCTCGGCCGCGATCGACTTCTCACGGCGGTTATCGCCGGAGCCTCCAGTCTTTCGTTCGTGGGATCGGGATTCATAGTGCTCTGTTACGTCCTCTTTAAAGAACTTCGCAAGTTCTCCTACAAGCTCGTCTTCTATCTTGCCCTATCC GATATGCTTTGCAGTTTTTTCACTATGATTGG GGATCCGGCTACTGGATTTTACTGTTATACTCAGGGCTATAGCACTCATTTCTTTTGCGTGGCATCGTTTTTGTGGACTACAACAATTGCATTCACCCTTCACCGTACTGTTGTTAGACACAAAACCGACGTCGAAGATTTGGAGGCAATGTTTCATTTGTATGTATGGG gAACATCGTTAGTGTTGACTGTTATACGTTCAATTGGTAATAACCATGGACATTTGGGTACTTGGTGTTGGGCACAGTCAAGTCGTACAGGAAAG GCTGTTCACTTTATAACATTTTACATGCCACTCTGGGGTGCAATTCTCTACAATGGCTTTACTTACTTTCAAGTGATACGCATGCTTAATAATGCTACCCGT ATGGCAGTTGGCATCTCAGATAGGGCTTACCAGTCAGATGCAAGAGCAGACATGAAG GCTATAAACCGATGGGGATATTATCCGCTCATCCTCATAGGGTCATGGGCTTTTGGTACAATCAACCGTATCCATGATTTCATAGAGCCAGGTCATAAAATTTTTTGGCTGTCGGTTCTTGATGTTGGGATGGCTTCTCTAATG GGCTTGTTCAATTCAATAGCATATGGTCTTAATTCTTCAGTGCGACGGGCAATTTCTGAAAGAATAGACCT GTTTTGGCCTGAAAAACTTCGAAGATGGCTCCCCAGCAATTCAAGATCCCGAAACCAACAACAAGAAGGCGAAATGGTTCCCTTGAAAAGTCTGGATCAGGCATAG